A DNA window from Pyrus communis chromosome 3, drPyrComm1.1, whole genome shotgun sequence contains the following coding sequences:
- the LOC137728411 gene encoding uncharacterized protein has translation MLEHRYTVMRAAATTTRNVIWNPPISPFVKINVDGAWKPSGKAGLGIVIRDCGGILLGGEHCHLLRSYVEETEVGAAFAGLVLANDMGLENIMVKSDSKVFVDSVMKKSIRSMWRICPIMEEIWRLSSSFTQVRWKRIHRETNKAAHEAASLGIKRVCRQRWATQPPPSLVLVLSKDGLPCPLRS, from the coding sequence ATGCTTGAACATCGGTACACAGTGATGAGGGCTGCTGCCACCACTACAAGAAATGTTATTTGGAACCCTCCCATATCCcctttcgttaaaataaatgtTGATGGTGCATGGAAACCATCAGGCAAGGCTGGGTTAGGTATTGTCATTCGGGATTGTGGAGGGATTCTATTAGGAGGGGAACACTGCCATCTTCTCAGATCATATGTCGAGGAAACTGAGGTAGGGGCTGCATTTGCAGGGCTGGTATTAGCTAATGACATGGGCCTGGAAAACATCATGGTTAAAAGTGATTCCAAAGTTTTTGTGGATAGTGTCATGAAGAAGTCAATTAGAAGCATGTGGAGAATTTGCCCCATCATGGAGGAGATATGGAGGTTATCTTCATCTTTCACTCAAGTTCGGTGGAAACGGATTCATAGAGAAACGAACAAAGCAGCACATGAAGCTGCTAGTCTAGGTATCAAGAGGGTGTGCCGTCAACGGTGGGCCACGCAGCCTCCTCCCTCTCtggttttggttttgtcaaAGGACGGGCTACCATGTCCACTGAGGAGTTAG
- the LOC137729816 gene encoding uncharacterized protein isoform X2 yields MHLPRSWNFNAAWRKLSYVRWPELDVGNKSTRKCIFKSTDGPVDTNCICGTIVATKKGRAGRQGKEKQWILKRGFNVQKNYKTSSTWKMASQDWKGCGK; encoded by the exons ATGCATCTTCCAAG GAGTTGGAACTTCAACGCTGCATGGAGGAAATTGTCATATGTTCGGTGGCCAGAGCTTGACGTTGGCAACAAATCTACTCGCAAATGCATATTCAAAA GCACGGATGGACCGGTCGATACGAATTGCATATGTGGGACAATAGTTGCAACAAAGAAGGGCAGAGCGGGAAGGCAAGGCAAG GAAAAGCAGTGGATTCTCAAGAGGGGCTTCAATGTACAGAAGAATTACAAG ACGTCATCAACATGGAAaatggctagccaggattggaAAGGTTGCGGGAAATAA
- the LOC137729816 gene encoding uncharacterized protein isoform X5: protein MHLPRSWNFNAAWRKLSYVRWPELDVGNKSTRKCIFKSTDGPVDTNCICGTIVATKKGRAGRQGKWILKRGFNVQKNYKTSSTWKMASQDWKGCGK from the exons ATGCATCTTCCAAG GAGTTGGAACTTCAACGCTGCATGGAGGAAATTGTCATATGTTCGGTGGCCAGAGCTTGACGTTGGCAACAAATCTACTCGCAAATGCATATTCAAAA GCACGGATGGACCGGTCGATACGAATTGCATATGTGGGACAATAGTTGCAACAAAGAAGGGCAGAGCGGGAAGGCAAGGCAAG TGGATTCTCAAGAGGGGCTTCAATGTACAGAAGAATTACAAG ACGTCATCAACATGGAAaatggctagccaggattggaAAGGTTGCGGGAAATAA
- the LOC137729816 gene encoding uncharacterized protein isoform X4 encodes MHLPRSWNFNAAWRKLSYVRWPELDVGNKSTRKCIFKSTDGPVDTNCICGTIVATKKGRAGRQGKEKQWILKRGFNVQKNYKQTSSTWKMASQDWKG; translated from the exons ATGCATCTTCCAAG GAGTTGGAACTTCAACGCTGCATGGAGGAAATTGTCATATGTTCGGTGGCCAGAGCTTGACGTTGGCAACAAATCTACTCGCAAATGCATATTCAAAA GCACGGATGGACCGGTCGATACGAATTGCATATGTGGGACAATAGTTGCAACAAAGAAGGGCAGAGCGGGAAGGCAAGGCAAG GAAAAGCAGTGGATTCTCAAGAGGGGCTTCAATGTACAGAAGAATTACAAG CAGACGTCATCAACATGGAAaatggctagccaggattggaAAG GTTGa
- the LOC137729816 gene encoding uncharacterized protein isoform X1 — protein sequence MHLPRSWNFNAAWRKLSYVRWPELDVGNKSTRKCIFKSTDGPVDTNCICGTIVATKKGRAGRQGKEKQWILKRGFNVQKNYKQTSSTWKMASQDWKGCGK from the exons ATGCATCTTCCAAG GAGTTGGAACTTCAACGCTGCATGGAGGAAATTGTCATATGTTCGGTGGCCAGAGCTTGACGTTGGCAACAAATCTACTCGCAAATGCATATTCAAAA GCACGGATGGACCGGTCGATACGAATTGCATATGTGGGACAATAGTTGCAACAAAGAAGGGCAGAGCGGGAAGGCAAGGCAAG GAAAAGCAGTGGATTCTCAAGAGGGGCTTCAATGTACAGAAGAATTACAAG CAGACGTCATCAACATGGAAaatggctagccaggattggaAAGGTTGCGGGAAATAA
- the LOC137728894 gene encoding gibberellin 2-beta-dioxygenase 1-like has translation MVFVTKSASDHFSYPRTSTKVSKLFSGIPLVDLTKPDSKQLIVNACEEYGFFKIINHGVPMDFITRLESEAIKFFSLPLSEKEKSGPPNPLGYGNKHIGKNGDVGWVEYLLLTTNTESISQRFLSVFGNNAEEFCSALNDYISAVKKMTCEILELMSEGLKIQPRNVFSKLLMDEQSDSCFRLNHYPPCPELQGLSSASARNVIGFGEHTDPQIISVLRSNNTSGLQISLRDGSWISVPPDQNSFFINVGDSLQVLTNGRFESVRHRVLANGLKSRVSMIYFGGPPLSEKIAPLQSVMNAEEESMYKEFTWFEYKKSAYSSRLADNRLGHFERIAAA, from the exons ATGGTGTTTGTGACCAAATCAGCCAGTGATCATTTTTCTTATCCTAGAACCAGCACCAAAGTCTCCAAATTATTTTCTGGGATTCCTCTGGTAGACCTCACAAAACCAGACTCCAAGCAACTCATTGTCAATGCCTGTGAGGAGTATGGTTTCTTCAAGATCATCAACCATGGTGTTCCAATGGACTTCATCACAAGATTGGAATCTGAGGCCATCAAATTCTTCTCCCTCCCACTTTCTGAGAAGGAAAAGTCAGGGCCTCCTAATCCATTAGGATATGGGAACAAGCATATTGGGAAGAATGGTGATGTTGGTTGGGTTGAGTACCTCCTTCTCACAACCAATACAGAATCCATTTCCCAAAGGTTTCTATCAGTTTTTGGAAATAACGCAGAAGAGTTTTG TTCTGCTTTGAATGATTACATATCAGCTGTGAAGAAAATGACCTGTGAGATTCTTGAGCTGATGTCTGAAGGATTGAAGATTCAACCAAGGAATGTTTTCAGTAAGCTTTTGATGGATGAACAGAGCGATTCTTGTTTCAGGCTCAATCACTACCCACCATGCCCAGAGCTTCAAGGTTTGAGTAGTGCCAGTGCCAGAAATGTGATTGGATTTGGAGAGCACACAGACCCACAAATCATTTCTGTGCTAAGATCCAACAATACATCTGGCCTCCAAATTTCTTTGAGAGATGGGAGTTGGATTTCAGTCCCACCTGATCAGAACTCCTTCTTTATCAATGTTGGTGACTCTTTACAG GTTTTGACTAATGGGAGGTTTGAAAGTGTGAGGCACAGGGTTTTGGCAAATGGTTTAAAATCAAGAGTGTCAATGATTTATTTTGGGGGACCACCCTTGAGTGAGAAAATAGCTCCATTGCAATCTGTCATGAATGCAGAGGAGGAAAGCATGTACAAGGAGTTTACATGGTTTGAGTACAAAAAATCTGCCTACAGCTCAAGACTTGCAGATAATCGGCTTGGACACTTCGAGAGAATTGCAGCCGCATAA
- the LOC137728409 gene encoding uncharacterized protein produces MANLAKIEFAALDITGKNYLTWTTVILPRARYEWTHLRIQDFKSVAEYNSALFRITSQMKLCGDIITEEHMLEKTLSTFHASNVLLQQQYRARSYTEYNQLISVLLVAEQNDELLMKNHHSRPTGAAPFPEVPRHNSGPSFKNVNRHKGKAHMNNALRNPEGACHRCGGNGHWARTCRTPKHLVDLYQASLKEKGVEINFLDQARPMDIPDPVFDLSGQLNTTHLDVSDYIV; encoded by the exons atggcgaacttggcgAAGATTGAATTTGCTGCCCTGGATATTACCGGGAAGAATTACCTGACCTGG acaacggtgattcttccaagggccCGCTATGAGTGGACTCATCTGAGGATTCAAGACTTCAAGTCAGTGGCAGAATACAATTCTGCattgttcagaattacctctcagATGAAGCTCTGTGGGGATATTATTACTGAAGagcatatgctggaaaagactctcagcacatttcatgcctctaatgtgctcctgcagcagcagtatagagcgcGAAGCTACACTgagtacaaccagctgatatctgtGCTCTTAGTAGCTGAACAGAATGatgagctcctgatgaaaaaccatcattcccgacctactggagctgcaccattcccagaa gttccgaggcataattcaggcccgagcttcaaaaatgtgaatcgccacaaaggcaaagctcatatgaatAATGCTCTTAGAAACCCTGAAGGAGcctgccataggtgtggtggcaatgggcattgggcgcgtacttgtcgtaccccaaaacatctagtggatctatatcaagcctccctcaaggagaagggtgtcgagaTCAACTTTCTCGACCAGGctagaccaatggatatacctgatccagtgtttgacttatcagggcagttgaacacaactcATCTAGATGTTTCAGACTATATTGTGTAA
- the LOC137729816 gene encoding uncharacterized protein isoform X3: MHLPRSWNFNAAWRKLSYVRWPELDVGNKSTRKCIFKSTDGPVDTNCICGTIVATKKGRAGRQGKWILKRGFNVQKNYKQTSSTWKMASQDWKGCGK, translated from the exons ATGCATCTTCCAAG GAGTTGGAACTTCAACGCTGCATGGAGGAAATTGTCATATGTTCGGTGGCCAGAGCTTGACGTTGGCAACAAATCTACTCGCAAATGCATATTCAAAA GCACGGATGGACCGGTCGATACGAATTGCATATGTGGGACAATAGTTGCAACAAAGAAGGGCAGAGCGGGAAGGCAAGGCAAG TGGATTCTCAAGAGGGGCTTCAATGTACAGAAGAATTACAAG CAGACGTCATCAACATGGAAaatggctagccaggattggaAAGGTTGCGGGAAATAA